One genomic window of Paeniglutamicibacter sp. Y32M11 includes the following:
- a CDS encoding ABC transporter permease, with protein MLLRLGSNLARFVLSLWVATIAVFAMMRVLPGDPAVIAAGENASPQIVASLAHQFGTDRPLLVQYWDWFSGLWRGDFGISYVTRTDISPLVADKVQVSLILVVLAMALALAIAIPAGIIAAVRHNKPSGTLISALSQLGIAIPGFLLGIVLVSFFALRLGWLPANGWVAPMEGFSSFLSRLVLPVMALAGVQSAILVRYVRSAVLGIMHEDYLRTARAKGLSPLRALAKHGLRNAAIPVLTVTSVQFSALIIGAVVIERVFVIPGLGSMLLAAVGNRDLLTVQSVVMVLVAITLIVNLLVDMLYTVLDPRIRAA; from the coding sequence ATGTTGCTACGACTGGGCTCGAATCTGGCCCGCTTTGTGCTCTCCTTATGGGTTGCCACCATCGCGGTGTTCGCGATGATGCGGGTGCTGCCCGGGGATCCGGCGGTGATTGCCGCCGGGGAAAACGCCTCACCGCAGATCGTGGCCTCCCTCGCGCACCAATTTGGTACGGATCGCCCGCTGCTGGTGCAGTACTGGGATTGGTTCTCCGGGCTCTGGCGGGGGGACTTCGGCATCTCGTATGTGACCCGCACGGATATCTCACCGCTGGTGGCGGACAAGGTGCAGGTCTCGCTGATTCTTGTCGTCCTGGCCATGGCGCTGGCCCTGGCCATCGCCATCCCGGCCGGCATCATTGCCGCGGTGCGTCACAACAAACCCAGCGGCACGCTGATCTCGGCCCTGAGCCAGCTGGGCATCGCCATCCCCGGGTTCCTGCTGGGCATCGTCTTGGTTTCATTTTTTGCGCTGCGGCTGGGCTGGCTGCCGGCCAATGGCTGGGTGGCCCCGATGGAAGGTTTTTCGTCCTTCCTCTCGCGGCTGGTGCTGCCGGTGATGGCGCTGGCCGGTGTGCAGTCGGCCATCCTGGTGCGCTACGTACGATCCGCGGTGCTGGGCATCATGCACGAGGACTATCTGCGTACCGCCCGCGCCAAGGGACTCTCCCCGCTGCGCGCGCTGGCCAAACATGGATTGCGTAACGCGGCGATTCCGGTGCTGACGGTCACCTCCGTGCAGTTCTCGGCGCTGATCATTGGTGCGGTGGTCATCGAGCGCGTATTTGTCATTCCCGGGCTGGGCTCGATGCTGCTGGCCGCGGTGGGCAACCGCGACCTGCTCACCGTCCAATCGGTGGTGATGGTGCTGGTGGCCATCACGCTGATCGTTAATCTGTTGGTGGACATGCTCTATACCGTCCTTGACCCGCGCATTCGGGCGGCCTAA
- a CDS encoding ABC transporter permease has product MSRAKNSAGSPVSGVNSTLLMGSVLVAVVLLSALLSWVFTPYDPVQANPSVRLSTPSATHWLGTDQLGRDLLSRILVGARITLLVGVLSVSIAALIGTPLGMWAGMKRGAVEEVTMRASDILLAFPALLLAIMFAAIYGASTVSAMVAIGLASVPGFARVARAGTLQVMNAEFVLAARAAAQPPVRIALRHVLPNITGMLLVQCSVTFALAVLAEAALSFLGLGTPPPVPSWGRMLQESQQYWGTFPLLTIVPGVSIAVAVLGFNLLGDGLRDKFDPKLGRGKA; this is encoded by the coding sequence ATGTCCCGCGCTAAAAATTCTGCCGGATCGCCGGTCTCCGGAGTTAACTCCACCCTGCTCATGGGATCGGTGCTGGTGGCGGTGGTGCTGCTGAGCGCACTGCTGTCCTGGGTTTTTACCCCCTATGATCCGGTACAGGCGAACCCCTCGGTGCGTCTGAGCACACCGAGCGCCACACACTGGTTGGGCACCGATCAGCTGGGCCGTGATCTGCTTTCGCGGATCCTGGTGGGCGCGCGCATCACGTTGCTGGTCGGGGTACTCTCGGTGTCCATCGCCGCGCTGATCGGCACGCCGCTCGGTATGTGGGCGGGGATGAAACGTGGCGCGGTGGAGGAAGTGACGATGCGCGCCTCCGACATTCTGTTGGCCTTCCCGGCCCTGCTGCTGGCGATCATGTTCGCGGCAATTTATGGTGCATCAACCGTCAGTGCGATGGTGGCCATCGGGCTGGCCTCGGTGCCGGGCTTCGCCCGGGTGGCACGGGCCGGCACACTCCAGGTGATGAACGCCGAATTTGTGCTTGCCGCTCGCGCCGCTGCCCAACCGCCGGTGCGAATTGCGCTGCGCCACGTGCTGCCCAACATCACCGGGATGCTGCTGGTGCAATGCTCGGTGACCTTCGCCCTGGCCGTCCTGGCGGAGGCGGCGCTGTCTTTCCTGGGACTGGGCACACCGCCGCCGGTTCCCTCTTGGGGCCGGATGTTGCAGGAATCCCAGCAATACTGGGGCACTTTCCCGCTGCTGACCATCGTGCCCGGGGTGAGCATTGCCGTGGCGGTACTGGGGTTTAACCTGCTGGGCGATGGCTTGCGCGACAAATTTGATCCGAAGTTGGGACGGGGTAAGGCATGA